The following are encoded together in the Juglans microcarpa x Juglans regia isolate MS1-56 chromosome 2D, Jm3101_v1.0, whole genome shotgun sequence genome:
- the LOC121248331 gene encoding F-box protein At4g00755-like isoform X1 yields the protein MDNRGDFLQLLGRDMSTKILNHLDDPSDVVRACSVSRSWHRFVIENGLSKQLCLKIFPEISNVAHIIEVNNMIEPAKISSDDSAEWERLKRDHRVYAFLTRGLTPFMRGDCISEPISASSTDNYPGESIQNTLEPRDRVEDRASYWSSKGESDPSVPETLIYKLVANFCVVTEIHVQPFQAYFQYGFPIYSSKAVRFRMGYPRRPLRFDEDKRDALLAAHEWMDDEFIWTYTSPEFPMAQENCLQKFKLPEPVLCIGGILQVKLLGRVQRQEMDGLYYICVSHVQVVGRSLLLPFDIQVLDPSGLCALIYQPKTVCCKSSTQSSVTEASMPSHFRALTERLMQLLRSRAVVANRV from the exons ATGGATAATCGAGGTGACTTCCTTCAATTGCTCGGACGTGATATGTCAACAAAGATTCTCAACCATTTGGATGACCCATCTGACGTTGTCCGGGCTTGTTCTGTTTCGAGATCTTGGCACCGATTTG TGATTGAAAATGGCCTTTCCAAGCAGCTTTGCTTGAAAATTTTTCCTGAGATATCTAATGTCGCGCATATTATTGAAGTGAACAACATGATTGAACCTGCAAAAATCAGCAGTGATGATTCTGCGGAATGGGAACGCCTTAAGAGGGATCACAGAGTATATGCCTTCTTAACTCGAGGCCTGACCCCTTTCATGAGAGGTGATTGTATATCAGAGCCCATTAGCGCATCAAGCACTGATAATTACCCTGGTGAAAGCATTCAGAATACCTTGGAACCAAGAGATAGAGTTGAGGACAGAGCTTCCTACTGGTCAAGTAAAGGGGAAAGTGATCCCAGTGTTCCTGAAACATTGATCTATAAGTTGGTTGCCAATTTTTGTGTTGTTACTGAAATCCACGTTCAACCATTCCAAG CATATTTTCAGTATGGCTTTCCTATATATTCATCTAAGGCTGTTCGATTTAGAATGGGTTATCCCAGACGTCCATTGAGGTTTGATGAGGACAAAAGAGATGCTTTGTTAGCTGCACACGAATGGATGGATGATGAGTTTATTTGGACTTATACATCGCCAGAATTTCCGATGGCTCAG GAGAACTGCTTGCAAAAGTTCAAGTTACCAGAACCTGTTCTTTGCATTGGAGGGATTCTGCAGGTCAAGTTATTGGGTCGGGTTCAGAGACAAGAAATGGATGGATTATACTACATATG TGTTTCCCATGTTCAAGTTGTGGGACGATCACTCTTACTGCCGTTTGATATTCAAGTGCTTGACCCCTCAGGATTGTGTGCCCTAATATACCAACCGAAAACAGTGTGTTGCAAGTCTTCAACACAATCATCCGTGACAGAGGCAAGCATGCCTTCTCACTTCCGTGCATTAACCGAAAGATTGATGCAGCTGCTGAGGAGTAGGGCTGTTGTTGCCAACCGTGTATGA
- the LOC121248331 gene encoding F-box protein At4g00755-like isoform X2 — translation MIEPAKISSDDSAEWERLKRDHRVYAFLTRGLTPFMRGDCISEPISASSTDNYPGESIQNTLEPRDRVEDRASYWSSKGESDPSVPETLIYKLVANFCVVTEIHVQPFQAYFQYGFPIYSSKAVRFRMGYPRRPLRFDEDKRDALLAAHEWMDDEFIWTYTSPEFPMAQENCLQKFKLPEPVLCIGGILQVKLLGRVQRQEMDGLYYICVSHVQVVGRSLLLPFDIQVLDPSGLCALIYQPKTVCCKSSTQSSVTEASMPSHFRALTERLMQLLRSRAVVANRV, via the exons ATGATTGAACCTGCAAAAATCAGCAGTGATGATTCTGCGGAATGGGAACGCCTTAAGAGGGATCACAGAGTATATGCCTTCTTAACTCGAGGCCTGACCCCTTTCATGAGAGGTGATTGTATATCAGAGCCCATTAGCGCATCAAGCACTGATAATTACCCTGGTGAAAGCATTCAGAATACCTTGGAACCAAGAGATAGAGTTGAGGACAGAGCTTCCTACTGGTCAAGTAAAGGGGAAAGTGATCCCAGTGTTCCTGAAACATTGATCTATAAGTTGGTTGCCAATTTTTGTGTTGTTACTGAAATCCACGTTCAACCATTCCAAG CATATTTTCAGTATGGCTTTCCTATATATTCATCTAAGGCTGTTCGATTTAGAATGGGTTATCCCAGACGTCCATTGAGGTTTGATGAGGACAAAAGAGATGCTTTGTTAGCTGCACACGAATGGATGGATGATGAGTTTATTTGGACTTATACATCGCCAGAATTTCCGATGGCTCAG GAGAACTGCTTGCAAAAGTTCAAGTTACCAGAACCTGTTCTTTGCATTGGAGGGATTCTGCAGGTCAAGTTATTGGGTCGGGTTCAGAGACAAGAAATGGATGGATTATACTACATATG TGTTTCCCATGTTCAAGTTGTGGGACGATCACTCTTACTGCCGTTTGATATTCAAGTGCTTGACCCCTCAGGATTGTGTGCCCTAATATACCAACCGAAAACAGTGTGTTGCAAGTCTTCAACACAATCATCCGTGACAGAGGCAAGCATGCCTTCTCACTTCCGTGCATTAACCGAAAGATTGATGCAGCTGCTGAGGAGTAGGGCTGTTGTTGCCAACCGTGTATGA